A genomic region of Caldicellulosiruptor acetigenus contains the following coding sequences:
- a CDS encoding competence/damage-inducible protein A, with the protein MVAEIICVGTELLLGQILNTNSQYLAQKLAELGIDLYFQTTVGDNMERLKMAIDIATKRSDILIFTGGLGPTSDDITKEAVADYFGLALVLDEDVLRRIEKFFERRQVKMPEINKKQAYVPEGAKVLHNKNGTAPGLIIEKDGKIAILLPGPPFEMQPMFEEGVLPYLEKFSKQKIYSRVLKFVGIGESSIEEALKDLILSQTDPTMALYAKPFEVELRITTKKESEECAKSLLQSMENRIRERLGEYIYGVDRQLLEEVVIGLLAEKKLKVSVAESCTGGLICNKLTNVPGASEVFDRGFIVYSNEAKMKLLGVPEQVLKEHGAVSSQTARYMAQGALSNSLADIALSVTGIAGPGGGSETKPVGLVYIGIATKDYSESFEFRFSGDRLRIKEMTSKAALNILRKKIIDY; encoded by the coding sequence ATGGTGGCTGAAATAATCTGTGTGGGCACAGAACTGTTGCTTGGTCAGATTTTGAACACAAATAGTCAATATCTTGCTCAAAAATTGGCCGAGCTTGGTATTGACCTTTATTTTCAGACAACTGTTGGGGATAACATGGAAAGGCTCAAAATGGCAATTGATATAGCCACAAAAAGGTCTGACATATTGATTTTTACAGGAGGGCTTGGTCCAACATCTGATGACATTACAAAAGAAGCAGTAGCAGATTATTTTGGCTTGGCGCTTGTGCTGGATGAAGATGTATTAAGAAGAATTGAAAAGTTTTTTGAACGCAGGCAAGTAAAGATGCCTGAGATTAACAAAAAACAGGCATATGTTCCCGAAGGTGCAAAAGTTCTTCACAACAAAAATGGTACAGCACCTGGACTCATCATTGAAAAAGACGGCAAGATCGCAATTTTGCTTCCTGGACCTCCTTTTGAGATGCAGCCGATGTTTGAAGAAGGAGTCTTGCCTTATTTAGAGAAGTTTTCAAAACAAAAGATTTACTCAAGAGTTTTAAAGTTTGTTGGAATAGGTGAGTCTTCTATTGAAGAGGCTCTGAAGGATTTAATTCTCTCTCAGACAGACCCAACGATGGCTCTTTATGCAAAGCCGTTTGAAGTTGAGCTGAGAATTACAACAAAAAAAGAAAGCGAAGAGTGTGCAAAATCACTTCTTCAATCGATGGAAAATAGAATAAGAGAGCGTTTAGGAGAGTATATTTATGGTGTTGACAGACAGCTGCTGGAAGAAGTTGTGATAGGCTTGCTTGCAGAAAAGAAGTTAAAGGTTAGCGTTGCCGAGTCGTGCACGGGAGGGCTTATCTGCAACAAGCTTACCAACGTTCCAGGTGCATCTGAAGTATTTGACAGAGGATTTATAGTGTATTCGAATGAGGCTAAGATGAAACTGCTTGGTGTTCCAGAACAAGTTTTGAAAGAACACGGGGCAGTAAGTTCTCAGACAGCAAGGTATATGGCACAGGGAGCACTTTCAAATTCGCTTGCCGACATTGCTCTGTCTGTGACAGGAATTGCAGGGCCAGGCGGTGGAAGTGAAACAAAACCTGTTGGACTTGTATATATTGGCATTGCAACAAAAGACTATAGCGAGAGTTTTGAATTCAGGTTTTCGGGTGACAGATTAAGGATAAAAGAGATGACTTCAAAGGCTGCCCTCAACATTTTGAGAAAAAAGATAATTGATTATTGA
- the rimO gene encoding 30S ribosomal protein S12 methylthiotransferase RimO: MIKVGFVSLGCNKNLVDSEIMMGACVKAGFEITSNAEDADVIVVNTCGFINDAKQESIDTILDMAEYKNKKCKFLIVTGCLTQRYKGEILEQMPEVDAILGVKEMLKLPEVIRGLYEGKQKIKMFDDATSFVYTSSMPRVIATPRYYAYIKIAEGCNNRCSYCSIPFIRGKYTSRPIEDIVKEAKELAEKGYQEIVLTAQDTTKYGLDLYGKKMLPSLLEELEKIEKIKWIRFLYSYPEDVDENLIEVVKSSSKIVNYFDIPIQHINNRILKLMNRKTTKEGIKRLIEKIRRSFDEVVIRTTVLVGFPTETDEEFEELCSFLKWAEFDRLGAFMYSQEEGTPASQLPQVDDEVKQRRYEKVLNIQRKISKKQNKKRVGREYEVVIEAKDKNNFYIGRSQFEAPEVDGKVLVFSQNKLTAGQFVKVKILDAFEYDLVGEII; encoded by the coding sequence TTGATTAAGGTTGGGTTTGTCTCGCTGGGATGTAATAAAAACCTTGTTGACAGTGAAATAATGATGGGTGCATGTGTCAAGGCAGGATTTGAAATCACCTCAAATGCAGAGGATGCTGATGTAATTGTTGTAAACACATGTGGTTTTATAAACGATGCAAAACAGGAATCAATAGATACCATATTAGATATGGCTGAATATAAGAACAAAAAATGCAAGTTTTTGATAGTGACAGGGTGTTTGACGCAAAGATACAAAGGTGAGATATTGGAACAGATGCCAGAGGTTGATGCAATACTTGGTGTGAAAGAGATGTTAAAACTACCTGAGGTAATAAGAGGCTTATATGAAGGTAAACAGAAAATAAAAATGTTTGATGATGCAACTTCGTTTGTGTATACAAGTTCAATGCCAAGGGTGATTGCCACTCCCAGATACTATGCCTACATAAAGATAGCAGAAGGGTGCAACAACAGGTGTTCTTATTGTTCCATACCATTTATTAGAGGCAAGTATACAAGCAGACCTATTGAAGATATAGTAAAGGAAGCAAAAGAATTAGCAGAAAAGGGATACCAGGAAATTGTCCTCACAGCTCAGGATACTACAAAGTATGGTTTGGATTTGTATGGCAAGAAGATGTTACCCTCTTTACTTGAAGAGCTTGAAAAGATTGAAAAAATCAAGTGGATAAGATTTTTGTACTCTTACCCTGAGGATGTGGATGAAAATCTTATCGAGGTGGTAAAATCTTCTTCTAAGATAGTAAACTATTTTGACATTCCAATTCAGCATATAAATAATAGAATATTAAAGCTCATGAACAGAAAAACAACAAAAGAAGGTATAAAGAGGCTAATAGAGAAGATAAGAAGAAGTTTTGATGAGGTTGTGATAAGGACAACAGTTTTGGTTGGATTTCCTACAGAAACTGACGAGGAGTTTGAAGAGCTTTGCAGCTTTTTAAAGTGGGCTGAGTTTGACAGGCTTGGCGCTTTTATGTATTCTCAGGAGGAAGGTACACCTGCTTCGCAGCTTCCTCAGGTTGACGATGAGGTGAAACAAAGAAGATATGAAAAGGTTTTGAATATTCAAAGAAAAATTTCTAAAAAGCAAAACAAAAAGCGAGTAGGCAGAGAATACGAAGTTGTTATAGAGGCAAAAGATAAAAACAACTTTTATATTGGAAGGAGCCAGTTTGAAGCACCAGAGGTTGACGGAAAAGTTCTGGTGTTTTCACAAAATAAACTGACAGCTGGTCAGTTTGTCAAGGTAAAGATACTCGATGCGTTTGAGTATGATTTGGTAGGAGAGATAATTTGA
- a CDS encoding FtsK/SpoIIIE family DNA translocase codes for MRAKAVSKKKRYKIKKEVFDRLNAEVYGTFLFFVFLFLVFSVSTNKVGIVGDFVKKTLLGCFGVGVFLILAFMLYVSLDSILRRPRVFDKRDVIVFTYILLIFMIFTTFIQANKKTFGSFIKVLKDAYFDGLNFKGFGVFGSAITYPFVSLFGFTGTLIICFSTLIIMSMIVFSFSIRDFLKQRKLKNTQQNEKRVEGTEEDIKIKSNGFYNFNLDADIEEEKKSEEVIVNIPKKSKESNKVAAKKQTLQSSSQYLYPPIDYLKKPNDNLQVSRKDINENIRKLEETLKNFGIEAQVTEVSVGPTITRYELQPGQGVKVSRIVNLSDDIALALAAPSVRIEAPIPNKSAIGIEIPNREPKPVYIRELIESPDFYTLQYKIPFAIGKDVAGSPVIADITKMPHLLIAGATGSGKSVCINSLIISILYRCVPDEVKLILIDPKVVELSLYNGIPHLLIPVVTDAKKAANALAWAVQEMTNRYKLFAAAGVRDIVGYNKWCEENGQEKLPYIVIIIDELADLMMVSPAEVEDSICRLAQMARAAGMHLVVATQRPSVDVITGLIKANIPSRIAFAVSSQVDSRTILDQAGAEKLLGRGDMLYLPIGLAKPLRVQGAYVSESEVEKVVEFLKQNFNIEYNQEVIEEINSKVLDVKDDKADELLIKAIQLVVEAQNVSTSFLQRKLRIGYSRAARLIDQMEERGIISKMDSTGKRQVLITKEQFDEMLMNME; via the coding sequence ATGAGAGCAAAGGCAGTTTCGAAAAAGAAGAGATATAAAATAAAAAAAGAGGTTTTTGACAGGTTAAATGCCGAGGTGTACGGGACTTTTTTATTTTTTGTCTTTCTATTTCTTGTTTTTTCAGTTTCAACGAATAAAGTAGGAATAGTTGGCGATTTTGTCAAGAAAACCTTGCTGGGATGTTTTGGAGTTGGTGTTTTTTTAATCCTTGCTTTCATGCTCTATGTATCACTTGATTCAATTTTAAGAAGACCAAGGGTGTTTGACAAAAGGGATGTAATAGTATTTACCTATATACTTCTTATATTCATGATTTTCACCACCTTTATACAGGCAAACAAAAAAACTTTTGGTTCATTTATAAAGGTTTTAAAAGATGCATACTTTGATGGTTTGAACTTCAAGGGATTTGGTGTTTTTGGTTCTGCCATTACATACCCTTTTGTATCGTTATTTGGTTTTACAGGCACGCTCATTATTTGTTTTTCCACGCTTATAATCATGAGCATGATTGTTTTCAGCTTTTCTATAAGGGATTTTTTGAAACAGAGAAAGCTTAAAAATACCCAGCAAAATGAAAAAAGGGTAGAAGGGACTGAAGAGGATATAAAGATAAAAAGCAATGGGTTTTACAACTTCAATCTTGATGCTGATATAGAAGAAGAAAAAAAAAGTGAAGAGGTCATTGTAAATATACCCAAAAAATCTAAGGAAAGTAATAAGGTTGCAGCCAAAAAGCAAACATTACAATCAAGCAGTCAATATTTGTATCCTCCCATTGATTATCTTAAAAAACCAAATGATAACTTGCAGGTTTCAAGAAAAGATATAAACGAAAACATAAGAAAGCTGGAAGAGACTTTAAAAAACTTTGGCATTGAAGCTCAGGTGACGGAAGTAAGTGTTGGACCCACAATTACAAGATATGAGCTGCAGCCGGGCCAGGGTGTAAAGGTCAGCAGAATTGTCAATCTTTCTGATGACATTGCGCTTGCACTGGCAGCACCATCTGTCAGAATTGAGGCGCCAATTCCAAATAAGTCTGCAATAGGAATAGAAATTCCAAATAGAGAACCAAAACCTGTTTATATAAGAGAGCTGATTGAAAGTCCAGATTTTTACACGCTGCAGTACAAGATACCATTTGCCATAGGTAAAGACGTTGCAGGAAGTCCTGTAATAGCAGATATAACAAAAATGCCTCACCTTTTGATTGCAGGTGCAACAGGGTCGGGTAAGAGTGTGTGTATAAATTCGCTTATAATAAGCATTCTTTACAGGTGCGTACCTGATGAGGTAAAACTGATTTTGATTGACCCAAAGGTTGTTGAGCTAAGTCTGTACAATGGCATACCTCACCTTTTAATACCGGTTGTAACAGACGCTAAAAAGGCTGCAAACGCACTTGCCTGGGCAGTTCAAGAGATGACAAACAGGTACAAGCTCTTTGCTGCAGCGGGTGTAAGAGACATTGTGGGTTATAACAAGTGGTGTGAGGAAAATGGACAAGAAAAACTTCCATATATTGTTATCATTATAGATGAGCTTGCCGACCTTATGATGGTATCACCTGCCGAGGTTGAAGACAGTATATGCAGGCTTGCACAGATGGCACGAGCAGCGGGTATGCATCTTGTTGTTGCGACCCAGAGACCTTCTGTAGATGTCATCACTGGTCTTATAAAGGCAAATATTCCGTCGCGAATAGCCTTTGCAGTGTCATCCCAGGTTGACTCACGCACAATTTTAGACCAGGCGGGAGCTGAAAAACTTTTGGGAAGAGGCGATATGCTATATCTTCCAATAGGTTTGGCAAAACCTCTGAGAGTCCAAGGTGCGTATGTTTCTGAAAGCGAAGTTGAGAAGGTTGTGGAGTTTTTAAAACAGAACTTTAACATTGAGTACAATCAGGAAGTGATTGAAGAGATAAACAGCAAGGTTTTAGATGTTAAAGATGATAAGGCTGATGAGCTTTTAATAAAGGCTATTCAGCTTGTGGTGGAAGCGCAGAATGTTTCAACCTCATTTTTGCAAAGAAAACTCAGAATTGGTTATTCAAGAGCGGCAAGGCTAATTGACCAGATGGAGGAAAGAGGAATAATTAGCAAGATGGATTCTACAGGCAAGCGACAGGTTTTAATAACCAAAGAGCAGTTTGACGAAATGCTTATGAATATGGAGTGA
- the pgsA gene encoding CDP-diacylglycerol--glycerol-3-phosphate 3-phosphatidyltransferase, with protein sequence MNVANILTSVRILLIPAFMFFLLYSNIPYSKVIAAAIFIVAAITDSLDGYIARSRKIVTNFGKFLDPLADKLLITAALVSLVELQKISSWVAMIIIGREFVVTGLRMVAAAEGVVISANVWGKLKTISQIVAVVLLLLDNYPFVLLGFPLDKIMLYVAVILTIYSGFDYIKANWKVIDFTKK encoded by the coding sequence ATGAATGTTGCCAATATTTTAACAAGTGTGAGAATATTGTTGATACCTGCATTTATGTTTTTCTTACTCTACAGTAATATTCCATATTCAAAGGTTATAGCAGCGGCCATATTTATAGTTGCTGCAATTACTGACAGTTTAGATGGTTATATTGCAAGGTCAAGAAAAATTGTAACAAATTTTGGTAAATTTTTGGATCCTCTTGCAGACAAGTTGTTGATAACCGCAGCACTTGTAAGTTTGGTGGAGCTACAAAAAATTTCCTCTTGGGTTGCCATGATTATAATAGGAAGAGAATTTGTAGTAACTGGCCTTAGGATGGTTGCAGCTGCAGAAGGTGTGGTTATTTCTGCAAATGTGTGGGGGAAACTGAAAACAATAAGCCAGATTGTGGCAGTTGTGCTTCTTTTGCTTGACAACTATCCTTTTGTTCTTCTGGGGTTTCCTCTTGATAAGATAATGTTGTACGTGGCAGTCATACTTACAATTTATTCAGGTTTTGATTATATAAAAGCAAACTGGAAAGTGATAGACTTTACAAAAAAGTGA
- a CDS encoding EscU/YscU/HrcU family type III secretion system export apparatus switch protein translates to MNKKKVKKAVAIKYELEDIAPKIIAKGKGYVAEKIIEKAKDEDIPVYEDQTIAEKLFNLELQEYIPEDLYEVVAQILVFIGYLDKINKDGENKR, encoded by the coding sequence ATGAATAAGAAAAAGGTAAAAAAAGCTGTGGCTATAAAGTATGAACTTGAGGACATAGCACCAAAAATTATTGCGAAAGGAAAAGGCTATGTTGCAGAAAAGATTATTGAAAAAGCAAAAGATGAAGACATTCCTGTATATGAAGACCAAACCATTGCAGAGAAGCTATTTAACTTGGAGCTTCAGGAGTATATTCCAGAGGATTTGTATGAAGTTGTCGCACAGATATTAGTTTTTATTGGGTATCTTGATAAAATTAACAAGGATGGAGAAAATAAAAGATGA
- the dpsA gene encoding dipicolinate synthase subunit DpsA, whose amino-acid sequence MEKHIGVIGGDQRNLILAKSLADKGFDVLLWATDKSKAFNSPNINFAKSLDEIIEKSKVLIGPIPFTQDGKYIFAPLSQQSVEIQSLIERLSGKEIVLVASVIPEDIKSLCREKNVKFFDLYEKEELAILNAIPTVEGCLMIAIEKMPITLHSSNILILGYGRIGKVLAKVLKGFEANIYVASRKSSDLTWCKALGFLPVRLCDIAEYVNKMDLIVNTIPAMVVTKEVIDRIRDDTLVIDLASKPGGVDFEYARKKGIEVVHALSLPGKVAPVTAAKYISEVLLSLLEEIWG is encoded by the coding sequence ATGGAAAAACATATAGGTGTTATTGGTGGTGACCAGAGGAATTTGATTTTGGCGAAAAGCTTAGCTGATAAAGGATTTGATGTTTTGCTCTGGGCAACAGATAAAAGCAAAGCGTTTAATAGTCCAAATATAAACTTTGCAAAAAGTTTAGATGAAATTATTGAAAAATCAAAGGTATTAATAGGGCCAATTCCCTTCACACAGGATGGAAAGTATATATTTGCACCTCTTTCACAACAGTCAGTAGAGATACAAAGTTTAATAGAAAGGTTATCTGGCAAAGAGATTGTCCTCGTTGCAAGTGTAATTCCTGAAGATATAAAAAGTCTTTGCAGGGAGAAAAATGTGAAATTTTTTGACCTTTATGAAAAAGAAGAGCTTGCGATACTGAACGCAATTCCTACTGTTGAAGGGTGTTTGATGATTGCAATTGAGAAGATGCCAATTACCCTTCACTCTTCAAACATCTTAATACTTGGATATGGAAGAATAGGCAAAGTCCTTGCAAAAGTCTTGAAAGGATTTGAAGCAAATATATATGTGGCTTCAAGAAAAAGTTCAGATTTGACATGGTGCAAAGCATTAGGTTTTCTGCCAGTCCGCCTGTGTGATATAGCAGAGTATGTAAATAAAATGGATTTAATTGTCAACACCATTCCTGCCATGGTTGTGACAAAAGAAGTGATAGATAGGATAAGAGATGATACTCTTGTAATTGACCTTGCCTCAAAACCGGGCGGAGTGGATTTTGAATATGCAAGAAAAAAGGGGATTGAAGTTGTTCATGCGCTTTCTCTTCCTGGCAAGGTGGCGCCTGTTACAGCTGCCAAATATATATCTGAAGTGCTGTTGAGTTTGCTGGAAGAAATCTGGGGGTGA
- a CDS encoding YraN family protein produces MNLKQVGRLGEDLAVDFLKKHGYEILRTNFRCRLGEIDIIAKEGSTIVFVEVKTRKSLKFGMPSESVNFKKQLHIKRVAEYFIAYHLSQDKYLYRFDVVEIFIDGKNNVTKINLIKDAF; encoded by the coding sequence ATGAATTTAAAACAGGTAGGAAGATTGGGTGAGGATTTAGCAGTTGACTTCCTAAAAAAACATGGATATGAAATTTTGAGAACCAACTTTCGATGCAGGCTTGGCGAAATTGACATAATAGCAAAAGAAGGGAGTACAATTGTATTTGTTGAGGTAAAAACAAGGAAGAGCTTGAAATTTGGCATGCCTTCAGAATCTGTCAACTTCAAAAAACAGCTTCACATAAAAAGGGTTGCTGAGTATTTCATTGCATACCATCTTTCGCAAGACAAGTATTTATACAGATTTGATGTTGTGGAGATATTTATAGATGGCAAAAATAATGTAACTAAAATAAATCTTATCAAAGATGCATTTTAA
- a CDS encoding dipicolinate synthase subunit B: protein MSLNNLKIGFAITGSFCTFDQIIPVIEELKKQGAIITPIFSEKVQTTDTRYGKADEVVKRIVSICGNTPITNIVEAEPVGPKKLFDVLIVAPATGNFIAKLANGIVDETPVMCAKAHLRNQRPVVIAISTNDALGLNCKNLATLLNTKNIYFVPFRQDDPLAKPNSLVAEYTLLIPTIIEALSGRQIQPLLLCPGAKK from the coding sequence GTGAGCTTGAATAATCTAAAAATAGGGTTTGCTATTACAGGGTCGTTCTGTACATTTGATCAAATAATACCTGTGATTGAAGAACTCAAAAAACAAGGTGCAATCATAACACCAATATTCAGTGAAAAAGTACAGACAACCGATACACGCTATGGAAAAGCGGACGAAGTTGTGAAGAGAATAGTTTCTATTTGTGGAAATACGCCAATAACAAATATTGTGGAGGCAGAACCTGTCGGTCCTAAAAAACTGTTTGATGTACTTATTGTTGCACCTGCAACAGGGAACTTTATTGCCAAGCTTGCAAATGGAATTGTTGATGAAACTCCTGTTATGTGCGCAAAAGCCCATCTTAGAAATCAAAGACCGGTGGTTATCGCAATATCTACAAACGATGCACTTGGCCTTAATTGTAAAAATCTTGCTACACTTCTTAACACAAAAAATATCTACTTTGTCCCATTTAGGCAGGATGACCCTTTAGCAAAACCAAATTCACTTGTTGCAGAATACACTCTTCTCATTCCCACAATAATTGAAGCACTTTCTGGCAGGCAAATTCAGCCGCTTTTGCTCTGTCCTGGTGCAAAAAAATGA
- the folD gene encoding bifunctional methylenetetrahydrofolate dehydrogenase/methenyltetrahydrofolate cyclohydrolase FolD: MSAKIIDGKRIAQEIKNEVKIEVEKLKQRGIEPTLAVVIVGDDPASRSYVNSKKKACSEVGINSVEFALSQNTTQDELESLIDRLNRDEKINGILVQLPLPNGLDEKRICTKILPHKDVDGFHPLNVGMVATGIEFERAIKPCTPFGIIELLKRENIEIKGKHAVVIGRSNIVGKPLALLLLRENATVTICHSYTKGLKDISRQADILVAAVGKPRFVTSDMVKDGAVVIDVGINRDDATQKLVGDVEFETVEKVASFITPVPGGVGPMTVAMLMKNTLFATMLQNNLV, from the coding sequence GTGTCAGCAAAGATAATAGACGGAAAAAGAATAGCGCAGGAAATAAAAAATGAAGTAAAGATTGAGGTTGAAAAGTTAAAACAAAGAGGAATAGAGCCAACTTTGGCTGTTGTGATTGTGGGAGATGACCCGGCATCCAGAAGTTATGTGAATTCCAAGAAAAAAGCATGTAGTGAGGTTGGAATAAATTCTGTGGAGTTTGCGCTAAGCCAAAACACAACCCAAGATGAACTTGAGAGCTTAATTGATAGACTAAACAGAGATGAGAAAATAAACGGTATATTGGTTCAGCTTCCGCTACCAAATGGACTTGATGAGAAAAGGATTTGCACAAAAATCCTTCCACACAAGGATGTTGACGGGTTTCATCCGCTCAATGTTGGGATGGTTGCAACTGGCATAGAGTTTGAAAGAGCAATCAAACCGTGCACACCCTTTGGAATTATTGAACTTTTGAAAAGAGAAAATATAGAGATAAAAGGAAAACATGCTGTTGTGATAGGAAGAAGCAATATTGTTGGGAAACCCTTGGCTTTGCTTCTTTTGAGAGAAAACGCAACAGTTACCATTTGTCACTCATATACAAAGGGCTTGAAAGACATCAGTAGACAAGCAGATATACTTGTTGCTGCAGTTGGAAAGCCAAGGTTTGTCACATCTGATATGGTAAAAGATGGAGCAGTTGTAATTGACGTTGGAATAAACAGGGACGACGCTACCCAGAAACTTGTTGGTGATGTTGAATTTGAAACTGTAGAAAAAGTGGCATCGTTTATTACACCTGTTCCCGGTGGTGTTGGACCAATGACAGTTGCTATGCTTATGAAAAATACACTTTTTGCTACCATGCTTCAAAACAATCTGGTGTAA
- a CDS encoding YgiQ family radical SAM protein: MAFLPICKEDMKKRGWDELDFVFVCGDAYVDHPSFGHAIISRIIEDYGFRIGIIPQPDWRDSKSITVLGRPRIAFLVSAGNLDSMVAHYTSFKKPRTQDYYSPGMKMGKRPNRATIVYCNLIRKEYGDIPIIIGGIEASLRRFAHYDYWSDKVRASILIDSSADLLIYGMGEKPLFEILPRLKKGENIKEIRDVQGTCYVAKDIQHLEGKDYIIIDSYEKVKEDKVAYARAFAIQYREQNPYTGKIIVQPHKNLYVVQNPPAKPLTVEEMDYVYSLPYERNYHPIYEKEGGIKALEEVKFSIVSHRGCFGGCNFCALHFHQGRIIQKRSHKSILEEVKKLTKFPDFKGYIHDVGGPTANFRNPACSLQLERGACKNRQCLFPQPCKNLEVDHSEYFELLEKIRKIKGVKKVFIRSGIRYDYLLLDKNYRKFLEKLCMHHISGQLKIAPEHISNNVLKYMGKPPKEVYEKFVKEYFETNKRLNKKQYIIPYLMSGHPGTKLEDAIELAVFLKRNGFVPEQVQDFYPTPGTVSTTMYYTELDPFTLEKVYVPKTLKEKMMQRALLHFHNPKNYDLVYEALKIAKREDLIGYGKDHLIPPKPKDGGNKSVSKDNRRKKNSAGNKK, from the coding sequence ATGGCTTTTTTACCTATTTGCAAGGAAGATATGAAAAAGCGTGGGTGGGACGAGCTTGACTTTGTATTTGTATGCGGAGATGCGTATGTGGACCATCCTTCTTTTGGACATGCAATAATATCACGAATAATAGAAGATTATGGTTTCAGAATTGGAATAATTCCTCAACCAGACTGGAGAGATTCAAAAAGCATAACAGTGCTGGGAAGACCACGGATTGCTTTTTTGGTATCGGCAGGTAACCTTGACTCCATGGTTGCACATTACACTTCATTTAAAAAGCCACGAACTCAGGATTATTATTCACCCGGTATGAAAATGGGAAAAAGACCAAACAGAGCAACGATTGTTTATTGTAACTTGATAAGGAAAGAGTATGGAGATATTCCTATCATAATTGGCGGGATTGAGGCTTCTTTGAGAAGATTTGCTCATTATGATTACTGGTCTGATAAGGTGAGAGCTTCAATATTGATAGATAGCAGTGCTGACCTTTTGATATACGGAATGGGCGAAAAGCCATTGTTTGAGATTTTACCAAGGCTCAAAAAAGGAGAGAACATAAAAGAGATAAGAGATGTGCAGGGGACATGTTATGTTGCAAAAGATATTCAGCATCTTGAGGGAAAAGACTATATTATCATTGACAGCTATGAAAAAGTGAAAGAAGACAAGGTGGCGTACGCCCGTGCTTTTGCTATTCAGTACAGGGAACAGAACCCGTACACAGGAAAGATAATTGTCCAGCCACATAAAAATTTATATGTAGTTCAAAATCCGCCCGCAAAACCTTTGACAGTGGAAGAGATGGACTATGTTTATTCTCTGCCGTATGAGCGAAACTATCATCCCATTTATGAAAAAGAAGGCGGGATAAAAGCCCTTGAAGAGGTCAAGTTCAGCATTGTATCCCACAGAGGGTGCTTTGGAGGCTGTAATTTCTGTGCTCTTCACTTTCATCAGGGAAGGATTATTCAAAAAAGGAGCCACAAGTCAATCTTAGAAGAAGTTAAAAAGCTAACAAAATTTCCTGATTTTAAGGGATATATTCACGATGTTGGTGGACCTACTGCAAATTTCAGAAATCCTGCGTGCAGTCTTCAGCTTGAAAGAGGTGCTTGCAAAAATAGGCAGTGTCTTTTTCCACAGCCTTGCAAAAATTTGGAGGTTGACCACAGCGAGTATTTTGAACTTTTAGAGAAGATAAGAAAGATAAAAGGTGTAAAGAAGGTATTTATAAGGTCGGGAATAAGGTATGACTATCTTCTGCTTGACAAAAACTACAGAAAGTTTTTGGAAAAACTCTGCATGCACCATATTTCTGGCCAGTTAAAAATAGCACCTGAACATATCTCTAATAATGTGTTAAAATATATGGGTAAGCCTCCGAAAGAGGTGTATGAGAAATTTGTAAAAGAATATTTTGAGACAAATAAAAGGCTGAATAAAAAACAGTATATCATTCCTTATCTTATGTCAGGACATCCTGGGACAAAGCTTGAAGATGCAATTGAGCTTGCAGTGTTTCTAAAAAGAAATGGGTTTGTGCCAGAGCAGGTACAGGACTTTTATCCAACACCCGGGACTGTATCAACTACAATGTATTACACTGAATTGGACCCGTTTACCTTAGAAAAGGTCTATGTTCCAAAGACGTTAAAAGAAAAGATGATGCAAAGAGCTCTTTTGCACTTTCACAATCCCAAAAATTATGATTTGGTGTATGAGGCTTTGAAGATAGCAAAAAGAGAAGATTTAATAGGATATGGCAAAGACCATTTGATTCCACCAAAACCAAAAGATGGAGGTAATAAAAGTGTCAGCAAAGATAATAGACGGAAAAAGAATAGCGCAGGAAATAAAAAATGA